One Streptosporangium becharense genomic window, GTGCCGGTGCTCACCCGGGCCTGTCTCGCGCGGGCGCCCGGAGGGGCGGTCACCGGGCCGGCGATCGTCGAGGACGCCGAGTCGACGATCGTGGTACCGCCGGGGTGGACGGCCCGGCCAGGGCGGAAGGACGCCGTGGTCCTCACCGGGGCGGGCACATGAGCGCGGCGGCCGAGGCGCTGACCGCCGAGGTGCTGCGCAACGCGCTGGTCGTGGCGGCGGAGGAGGCGAGCATCGTGGTGGTGCGGTCGGCCTACTCGACGTTCATCGTCGAGGGGTCGGACGCCTCGGCGGCGATCCTGGACGCGCGCGGACGGCTGGTCGCGCAGTCGACGGCCACCACGCTCATGAACAGCATGGCCCTGAAGGTCGCCCTGCCCGAGCTGCTCGCGGACATCCCCGCCGCCTCGATGCGTCCCGGCGACGTGTTCGCGCTCAACGACCCGTACCGGGGCGGGGTGCACACCAACGACCTGCTCGTCTACCGGCCGGTCTTCGTCGCCGGGGCACCCGCCTACTTCACCGCCACGATGATCCACGTCTCCGACCTCGGTGGTCTGTCCGCGGGCGGGATGGCCCCGCTCGCCACCGACGTCTTCGCCGAGGGCCTGCAGCTCCCGCCGGTCCGGCTGGCCACCGCGCACGGCCCGGAACCCGCGGTCGAGGCGATCCTGCGGGCCAACAGCCGCACCCCGGACAAGGTCGTGGGCGACGTGCGGGCCCTGGTCGCGGGCACCGCGGTCGCCGCCGCCAGGATGGAGGCGCTGCTCGCCGAGTACGGCCCGCAAGGGCTCGCCAGGGGCGTCGACGACTACCTGGACCACACCGAGACCCGCACCCGCGCGGCCCTCTCCGCCCTGCCCGCGGGCCGCCACGAGTCGTCCTACCCGATCGACGACGACGGCCTCGATCCGGCCACCCCGCACACGGTCAGGGTCGCGGTCACCCTGACCCCGCAGACGGGGGCCGCCGTGCTGGACTTCGCGGGCACCGGCCCGCAGGTCCCCGCGGCGATCAACGCCTCGGCGTCGCAGTCACTGGCCGCCGCGGTGTTCGCGATGCGCTGCTTCCTGGATCCGGCCATCCCGATGAACGACGGCTGCCTGCGGGCGATCGAGGTGCGGCTGCCGCCGGGCTCGCTGCTGAACGCGCGCTCCCCCTACCCGTGCGGCGGCCGGTTCGTCCCGATCTACGCGGCGATGGAGGCGGTCTTCCAGGCGCTGTCGGACGCGATGCCGGAGCGGGCCATCGCGGCGAGCGGAATCCTGCAACCCTTCTCCGTCGCGGCCGTCGAGGCGCCGTACTGGATCCACCTGTCCTACGACTTCGGCGGGGTGGGCGCCCGGCAGGGCAAGGACGGGCCGGACGCCACGGGCGTGCACTTCGGCGTCGGCCGCAACTCGGTGCCGCAGGTCGAACCGGTGGAGACCCGCTGCCCGCTGGTCGTGGAATCGGTGGAGATCGTCCCCGACTCCGGTGGACCCGGTCGCCACCGCGGCGGCCTGGGCTCCCGGACGGTGATCCGCTTCCTGGCCGACGCCCACGTCACCACCCGGGGCGACCGGCTGCGCAACGCCCCGCCCGGCCGGTCGGGCGGCCTGCCGGGAAGGCTCGGCGGCTTCTACCGGCGGCACCCCGACGGCTCGCTGGAACGCCTCCCCTCCAAGGTCAACAACGCCCGCTTCGCCGCCGGGGAGGCCCTCGTGATCCAGACGACCGGCGGCGGCGGCATCGGCCCGCCGCGTGAACGCCCGGTGGCGGAGGTCGTGGCCGACCTCGAAACGGGCCGCGTCACCCCCGCGGGTGCCCTGGCCGACTACGGCGTCGTCCTCCGCCCCGACGGCACCGGCCTGCGCACTCCCCCGTGACCGCGCACGCCTCCCCCTCGCCGGCGCACCCGCGACGCGGCCGCGCCAACCGGGCTGCCCACCGGGCTCACGTCCGGGGCAGGAGGAGCGCTCCGGGGTCGAACCGCACCTCGAAGGGGGCGAGCAGGGCCGCCGTCTCCCCCGCCTCGTGTCTCTCCGCGGGCTTGTACTCGTCACCGGCCAGCTCGTGGACGTGGATCGACGGCCCCTCCCCCAGCTCGACCCGCCAGTAGACGGGGATGCCCGCGGCGGCGTAGGCGGCCCTCTTGAGGTGGCGGTCGCGTGCCTCGGTGGTCGGGCTGACGATCTCGACGGCCAGCAGGACGTCTTCCGGCCGGAACATCAGCTCCGTCTCCGCGACCGCCGCCGCGGGCACCACGACCAGGTCGGGGATGAAGAAGTCACGGCGGCCCACCCGGAGGTTGACCTCCTGGAGGGGCTGGAACTCCGCCGGTGCGGCGTCTTCCAGAATCCGAACGAGACGTAGGCTCACAAACTGATGCATGGGGGTGGGAGAGGGACTCACCAGTAGGCTCCCGTTGAAGAGCTCGTAACGGTTCCCGTCGTCGGGGAACCTCAGCAGGTCGTCGACAGTGAACGGCGGCTCTCCTTGAAGAACCGTCCGCCTGGTCGTCGGCTCCGTCGTCGCCATCGCGGTCACCTGCCCAGTATCGGGAGTCTCGCTTCCACGCACATGCTACTTCCGATAATCACCTCACCTCAGGTAGCCGAACCGTCACGGTCCGCCCAGTCGAGGGCTCCCCGGAGCACCGCGGCGTGGACGGCGCGGGCGATCCGGGCTCCCCAGGTGGAGCGGGGGCCGCCGAAGGGCTCCTCGGGGCCTGCGGGGACGCGGTCGAGGGCGACCACGCAGACGGCGTCGGAGGCGGTGCCCGTACCAGGGAAGCCGATCTCCGCCAGTGCCTGCGCCTTGGCCTCGGTCACCGTCATGACCGCGTTGACCAGGGCGGCGTCGCTCATCGAGACCGGGACCGCGACGATGATGTTGATCGTGCCCGGCAGACGCATGGGGGCCGGCTCGGGGTCGGGGACGCCCTCGGGGGCGGCGGCCCAGGTGGGGACGCGCAGGCCGACGGTCGCCACGGCCTCGGCTCCCCCGTCGCACGCCCGGGTGAACCGCTCGACCGAGGCCGCGGTGAGCATGCCGACGCCGGGACCGGGCGGTGCCAGCTCCCGCAGGTGCGCGACCGGGTCCATCCGTGAGTACCCGGCGACCACCTGCGCGTTGAGCGCCCAGGAGACCGGGCCGATGCCGCCGCCCAGCACGGCCGAGGAGATCGCCCGCCGGCCGGGCCCGAACTCCCACAGCAGCGAGGCCAGCCGGGCCCCGTCCTCGACGCGGTGGCTCAGCTTCACGGGTGCTCCGGGGGAGGTTTCGAGGGAGGTGACGCCCCCTGCCGCGGGATCCGGCGCCGAAGGTGCCCGGAGCGGCTGTGCGCGACCCGCTCTCACGGGCGCTCCAGATGGACCTCGGGCCTGCCGCCCGGGCCGGTCGAGACCCGGACGCGGGCGTCGAAGTGCTCACCGATCAGCTCCCCGGTCAGCACCTCGGCGGGAGCGCCGGCGGCGGCGATCCGGCCGCCCGAGACGAGCACCATCGCGTCAGCGTACTGGCCGGCGAGGCTCAGGTCGTGCAGGGTCGTGACGACGGTCAGCCCGTCGGCGAGCCGGAGCCGGTCCACGAGCTCCATCACCTGCTGCTGGTGCCCGAGGTCCAGGGCCGTCGTGGGCTCGTCGAGCAGCAGCACCGGGGCCTGCTGGGCCAGTGCCCTGGCGAGCACGACCCGCTGGCGCTCGCCGCCCGACAGGTGGCCGAGTCGGCGCGCGGCCAGCTCCGTCAGGTCCAGCCGCTCCAGCACCGAGGCGGTGACCTCCCGGTCGCGGCGGTCCTCACGGCTGAAGTAGGGGATGTACGGGGTGCGGCCGAGCAGGGCGTAGTCGAACACGGTCATGTCGGCCGGGAGGGCGGGCGACTGCGGGGCGTAGGCGATCAGCCTGGCCCGCCTCCTCGGGGACAGCCGCCGGACCTGCGCGCCGTCGACGAGCACCTCCCCCGCGTGGGGCAGCACTCCGGCCACCGCCCGCAGCAGGGTGGACTTGCCCGCGCCGTTGGCGCCGACGACGGCCAGCCAGCCTCCGGCGCGGACGTCGAACCCGACGTCGGACAGCACGGTCCGCCGGTCCAGGACGACCGACAGGCCCGTGACCCGCAGGCCGCCCGCCCGGCGGCCGTCTGTCGGCGTTCCGTCGGCCACGGGCCCGTCCCCCCGCCTCCCCGCGGTCACGGCCGTGTCTTCCGCCGTCTCCGCGGTCGCCTCTCCCTGCTCCCCCGCGACCGTCTCCTCCTGTTCCCCGGCGCTCACATCTCCGCCCTTCTGGTCATGCGCAGCACCACCACGAAGAACGGCGCGCCGACGAAGGCCGTCACCACGCCGATGGGCAGCTCGGCCGGGGCGAGCGCGGTCCGGGCGATCAGGTCGGCGAGCACCAGGAAGGCGCCGCCGCCGATCAGCGAGAGCGGCAGCACGACCCGGTAGGAGCCGCCCGCCAGGCGCCGGACGGCGTGCGGGACGACGATCCCGACGAAGCCGATCAGTCCGCTGACCGCCACGGCCGACGCGGTGGCCAGGGACGCGGCGAACAGCACGACGAGCCGGACCCGGGCGGCGTTCAGCCCCAGGGTGGCCGCTTCGTCATCGCCGACCGAGAGGACGTCGAGCAACCGGCCGTGGAGCAGCAGGATCACCGTCGAGACGGCGGCGTACGGGGCGATCAGCGCGAGCTGTTCCCAGCCTCCGCCGACGTCCCCGAGGATCCAGGCGTAGATCCGCTGGAGCTCCTCGACCCGCAGTTGCTGCAGGAACGTCTGGACGGCGGCGAGGAAGGACGAGACCGCCACCCCCGCCAGGACGAGCGTGGCGACGCCGCCGCCCCGGCCCGCGGTGTTGCCCAGCGTGTACGCGAGCATGACGCCGCCGACGGCCCCGGCGAACGCGGAGGCCGGGATGAGGAACGCCTCCCCGTCCCCCCGGGTGAAGACGATCGCCGCCGTGGTGGTCAGGCCGGCGCCGGCGGCGGCGCCCAGCAGGTAGGGGTCGGCCAGCGGGTTGCGGAAGACGCCCTGGTAGCCGGCGCCGGCGATGGCCAGCAGCCCGCCGACGGTCGCGGCGAGCAGGACCCGGGGCAGGCGCAGCTCGGCGAGCACCCCCAGCTCGCCCTGGTCGAGCCCCGAGTCGACCTCGACGCGCGGCAGCCAGTCGAGCAGCTGGAGCAGCACGCTTCCCGGGGGGATCTCGGCGGCGCCGACGAGCAGCCCGGTGAGCATGCTCGCCAGCAGCGCTCCTGCCGTGCCCAGCGCGACCCACGGACTGAGCCGGGCCGCCCGGGGCGCCGCCCGGGGCGCCGCCCGCCGTCCGTCCGGCCGGCGCTCCGCGGTGCCCGGCCGGACGGTCACCCGGCCGCGGCCTTCTCGACGGCCGTGGCGACCTGCTCGGCGAGGTCGACGACGCGCGGCCCCCACCGGGAGGCGATGTCGTCGTCGAGCGGGACGACCTGGTCGTTCTCGACGGCCGAGAGCCCGGACCAGCCGGGTCGCTTGGCGACGGTCTCCTTCGACTGACCGCAGCACTTGGTGTCGGCCAGGAAGATGAGGTCCGGGTCGGCCTTGGGGACGAACTCGGCGGCCAGCTTGGGGTAGCCGCCGGCGGCGGCGGGTGCCTTGTCGGCGATGTTGGTCAGGCCGAACAGCGCGTAGACCTGGCCGATGAAGGTGGCGGAGGTCGCCGTGTAGGGCGTGCTGTCCAGCTCGTGATAGTAGGTGAGTTTCGCATCCTTTGGCGCCGCGGCGGCGAGCTCGCCGAGCCGTTTCCTCATCCCGGCGACGACCTCGGCGGCCTTGGCGGTGTTGCCGGTGGCCGCGCCGAGGTCGGCGATCTGGTCGTAGGCTTCGTCGATCTTGGTGGCGGCGGGTTCGAGCAGTACGGGGACGCCCACCTTGCCCAGATCGGCCACGACGCCGTCGACGTCGTTGGCCAGCACGACCAGGTCGGGCTTCCTGGCGATGATCGCCTCCACGTTCGGCTTGAAACCGGACAGGTCGCTCTTCGGCGCCTCGGCGGGGTGGTCGGACTGGTCGTCCACGGCCACCACCTGCGGCCCGGCGCCGATGGCGAACAGGCTCTCGGTCGCGGTGGGCGACAGGGAGACGATCCGCTCGGGCCGGGCGGCGACGGTGACGGATCCGTTGCCCGCCTCGACCGTGACGGGGAACCCGGCCGCGCCGGGCGAGGCGGGGGCCGCGGGCGGGGCGGAGGCGCCGGACGGGGCGGGGGCCGCGGGCGGGGCGGAGGCGCCGGACGGGGCGGGGGCGGTGCCCTGCCCGCCGCATCCGGCCAGGGAGAGGGCGGCGAACAGGGCACCGGCGAGTGCGGTGGACAGGGGCCTCACACGAGGTCCTTTCAGTTGCCGGAACCGAGAGACCCGGGAACACGGACGGGTCACCCTTTTCCACGAGGGTTGACGGCGTCGGCGCGGCGGAGGCGACCTGGCTCGGCCCGTCGGGGCCATGACAGTTGCGGGACAGCGCCGGACTCACACCGGACTTCGCTCTCGCTGCGCGTCGAACGAACGCTATCAATCGCTCCGGACGGCCCGGAGTCAAGGGTCCCGGTGGCGGCTCAGCCGAGCTGCTCCTCGGCGGCGGCGATGATCTCCTGGAGCCGCAGGCCGTGCGCGGCGTCCAGCGGGTGACCCCCGCGCCGCACGGTCACCGCGAACTCGGCGAGCATCTGCGGGAAGACGTCGGAGCCGAGACGGGTGCCGTCGACGGCCTCCCGGCCCAGGCGGCCGTAGACCTCCACGCTGGCCGGCGGCGACTCGCCCGGCACGCTCATGCACAGCGAGGCCTCGCTGACCGCGCCGCTCTCGTGCTCCAGCAGCAGACCGACCCAGCCCAGCGGGTTGCCGTGGGCCCGGACCCCGACGACCCGGCCGAGTGCGGCGTCCAGCATGTCGATCATGTGCGGGCCGACGTCGAGCACCGCGCCGCGTTCCAGGCGCCACGAGGTGGCGAAGGCTCCGCCGAGCATCGCGCCGGAGATGTTGGCCGCCCGCCCGCCGAACGGCTCGATGGCCGACACCCTCGCCAGGAACGCGCGGATGGCGGACGAGTAGCGCCAGGTGAGGACCATCTGCGAGGCCACCCCGGCCTCGGCGACCGCCTCGGCCAGCCGGCGGGCCCCGTCGAGGTCGGCCGCGAGCGGCTTCTCCAGCAGCAGCGCCTTGCCCGCCTTGGCGGCCCGTACGCCGAGCTCCGCCTGGACGGCGGGCGGGACGGAGAACGCGACCGCCTCGCAGTTGTCGAACAGCTCCTCGACGCGCTCGAAGACCGGGGCCCCGAACCGGGCGGCCGCCTCGGGGCGGCGGGCCCACACCCCTGCCAGGCGCGTGTTCGGCCCGGCCGCCAGCATCGGCGCGTGCACCATCTCCGCCCACGGCCCGGCGCCGACCAGGCCCACAGATACCGTCACCGCTTCAGTTTCTCACGCCCCCGCCCCCTGATCGCGTGTTCCGGCCGGTGCGCGGCGGTCCGGCCGGGCCGCCGCCGTCACCCGGCGGGTCGCCGTGACGCGCCGCGGGGCAGGTCACCACCGGACGGGCAGCGCGGTCAGGCCACGGCCCACGATGGACGTGCGGTAGGCGGGCGGCGGGGCGTCCGGGTCCAGGCGCAGGCCGGGCAGGCGCCGGCCCAGCACCTCCAGGGCGGTGCGCAGTTGCAGCCGGGCGAGCGCGGCGCCGACGCAGAAGTGGATGCCGTAGCCCAGTGTCATGTGCGCGTCGGCGTTGCCCCGGTCGATCACGAACCGCTCCGGCTCGTCGAAGACGGTCTCGTCGTGGGCCGCGGAGTCGGTGGACAGCAGGCAGAGGGATCCCGCGGGGACGGTCACGCCGTGCAGCTCCACGTCCACCGTGGTGTGGCGGAAGGAGCCGAGGCTGGCGCCGTCGATGCGCATGCACTCCTCGACCGCGTTGCGGACCAGCTCGGGCGGCACCGGCCAGACGCCCTCGCGCAGCAGCCGCAGGACGCTGTTGCCGAGCTGGTTGGGCACGGTGTCGTTGCCGCCGAGCAGGATCGTGGAGATCAGCTCGACGACCTCCCGGTGTGACAGCTCGGTGCCGATCAGGGCCGTCATCAGCGAGACGAAGTCGTCCTCCGGCTCGGCGGCGCGGGCGGCGACGAGCCGGTCGACGTAGTCGAGGTAGGTCAGGAAGCTCTCGGCCAGCACCAGCTGGCGCTGCGGTGGCTGCGGTGACAGGAAGAGCTGGAACCAGTCCTTGACGTGCTCCTGGACGAACCGCTCGTCCTCCTCGGGGACGCCGATGAAACGGGCGGTGAGCTTGATGGACGGGATGTGCGCGATCTCGGCGACCAGGTCGCCGCCGCCCCGGGACGCCACCCGGTCGAGCACCTCCTCGTTCAGGTCGCGGAAGCGCTGTTCCAGGGCGGCGACCGCGCGCGGGGTGAAGGCCCGCGAGACCGAACGGCGCAGCCGGGTGTGGACGGGCGGGTCGACGTTGGCCACGAAGCTGGACAGGAACGAGCCGTGCTCGCCGAGCACCCGCCTGGTCCCGTCGGCGAGGCTGCGTGAGATCGTCAGCGAACCCGCCGAGGAGAAGCGCCGCGGGTCGCCGTAGGCGGCGCGCACGTCCTCGTACCGGGTCAGGACGTGGGCACCCAGGTGCTCGCTGCGGAAGACGGGACGCTCGTGACGGAGTCGGCGCAGGAAGTCGTAGGGTGCGGCGACGTGCCAGGCCGCGCTGACGTCGAAGTCCTCAGCGGTGATCATGACGTGCCTCTCGGGACGGCCCTCGCCGGGCGAGGATCTGCCGGGGGTTGACGGTGAGCATCAGATCGATCTGCTCCTGGGTGACGCCCCGCCTGCGCAGTTCGGGCAGCACGTCCCGGGAGATGTGGAGCAGGTGGTAGTCGGGGTGGCGCCGCCGGACCACGTCGCGGTCGAAGCGGTCGTTGAAACAGTACGAGTCGTGGGACAGCACCATCCGGTCGGCGTGGCCGCGGGCGGCGAGCTCGGCGACGACCGACACCCGGTCCTCGAACGAGCTGATCGTGTCGATGCCGAACCGGTCCATGCCCAGGTAGGAGCCGTTCGCGATCAGCTCCTCCAGGTAGGCGAGGTCGGTGGAGTCCCCGGCGTGCCCGATGACCACTCTGGTGAGGTCCACGCCCATCCCGGCCAGCAGCCTCTGCTGGGCCAGGCCCCCGGCCGAGGCGCTGTGCGAGTGGGTGGAGATCGGCGCCCCGGTCTCCAGGTGCGCCTCGGCGACCGCGCGGAAGACCCGCTCGCAGCCCTTCGTCATGCCCAGGTGGTCGGAGGCGCACTTGAGCACGGCCGCCTTCACGCCGGTGCGGCCGATGCCCTCGGTGATGTCCCGGACGAAGAACTCGGCGAGCCGGTCCACGCCGCCGAACAACGAGCCCGGCCCCCGGTTGCCGAAGTAGGGCGGCAGGGCGTCGTAGGTGTACAGGCCGGTGGCGACCACGATGTTGACGTCGGTCAGCTCGGCCACCCGCCGCACCGCGGGCACATAACGGCCGAGACCGACCACGGTCAGGTCCACGATGGAGTCGATGCCGTGCCGCTTGAGGTCGTCCAGCTCGGCCGCCGCCTCCCGGGCCCGCCGCTCCTGGTCCCACCCCTCGGGGATGTCCGGCCAGTTCCACAGGATCTCCGGGCTGAGCCCGAAGACGTGCTCGTGCATGAGTGTGGCTCCCAGGTCCGCGACGGGTCCGCCGACCGTCTCGACGGCCGTCACGTGTGCGCCACGAGGGGGAACGCGGGGTGGTCGAACGGCTGGTTGACGGTGAGCCCGAGGCCGTCGGTCTGCCGGTACGGGGTGCCGGTGTAGAGGGCGTCGGCGTCGAAGTAGGTGACCGTGAACGACAGCCGGGGGGTGTTGCCGTGGTTGGCCGGAGCGCCGTGCACGGTCAGCGCGTGGTGCACGGTGGCGTCGCCCGCGGCCAGGTCCAGCGGCGGGGAGACCCGGAGTTCCCTCAGCCAGGGGTGCTGGCTGAGCTGGTCGTCACCGTCTCTCGCGAAGGAGCGGCCGAGCAGGCCGTGGCGATGGGAGCCGCTGACGAAGCGCAGCGATCCCATGTCGGCCGGGACGTCCACCAGGGCGAGCCAGACGGTCAGCATGGCGGAGCGGTCCATCGGCATCCACGGGAAGTCCTGGTGGAACCCGGTGGCCCCGTGCCCGCCGCCCGGTTCCTTGATCAGCAGGTTGGTCACCTGGATCCGCACCCCGGTCACCCCGGGCAGCAGCCGGGTGGCGCCGCGGCCGAGCGCCGGGGCGAAGGCCAGGGCTCTGAAGTGCTCGTCGGTCCCGGCGATGTCCCTGGACTGGCCGAACGCCTCATCGACTCTGGAGACCCTGGAGGCGACCGCCTGGGGGCGGGCACGCAGGTGGCCGGCGGCCCGGTCGCGGAGCAGCGCCACGCGGCCGGGTTCGACCAGGCACGGCAGGCGCACCCAGCCGTTGTCCTGGAAGAAGGCGACCTCGTCGTCGGTCACGTCACGAACCGGGGGGTTGTCAGCCATGGGCTCAGTGTCGGACCTTCCGGCTCACTAAAGCAAGCGCTTGGTAATGACAGGTTGAGTCCGCGGCGGGTTTCCCGGATAGTGGCCGACAAGCGCTTGGTGACAACCCGGGGAGTGCCCATGGACCGCCCGTTCCGGTTCGCCGCCGTGATCCGCGGGGCCCCCTCGGCTCGGGCCTGGGCCGAGACCGCCCGGCGTCTGGAGGGCTCCGGATTCGACGCGCTGCTCGTCCCCGACCACCTGGTCGGCCCCCGCTTCGCGCCGGTCGCGGCGATGACCGCCGCCGCGTGCGCCACCACCCGGCTGCGGGTCGGCACCCTGGTCGTCGCCAACGACTTCCGCCACCCCGCCGTGCTCGCCAAGGAGGCGGCCACCGTCGACCTGCTGTCGGAGGGCCGGCTGGAGCTGGGCCTGGGCACCGGCTGGATGGCCGCCGACTACGCCGGCGCCGGGCTGCCGTTCGAGCCCCCCGGCGTCAGGGTCGGCCGGCTGGCCGAGGCGATCACCGTGCTCAAGGGGCTGTGGGCGGACGGCCCGTTCACCTTCCACGGCGAGCACTACCGCATCACCGGTCTGGAGCAGACTCCCAAGCCGTGGCGCCGCCCCCACCCGCGCCTGCTGCTCGGCGGCGGCGGACCCCGCATGCTGCGGCTGGCCGCCCGCGAGGCCGACGTGATCAACCTCGGCATGCGGGTGCGCGCCGACGGCACCGGCCCGGACGGGACGGACGGCGGCCTGGCCGCCTTCCTCGCCAAGATCGACGTGGTGCGGAAGGCCGCGACCGGCCGCTACGACCGGATCGAGCTCGGCACGAGCGTCCAGCAACTCGGCGTCCGCAGGGAGGGCGAGCCGTGGAGCGCCGCCGACTCCTCCCGGCAGGACGAGACGCCCCAGGTGCTGCTCGGCACCCGGCGCGACATCGTGGACAAGCTCCGCCACTGGCGCGACACGCACGACCTGTCGTACTTCGTGCTCCACCATGAGCGCGACCTGGACGCCTTCAGCCCGGTCGTCGAGGAGCTCGCCGGACGCTGACCGCCGCGCGCGGGACCGGCGGGGCGGTCGGAACGCGGAGACGGCGGGACCGGCGGGACCGGCGGGGCGGCCGGAACGCGGCGCGGGAGGCACCGGCATGATGGTCCCATCATGAACCAGATGATTCTGCTGCGACACGGCGAAACGGAGTGGAGCCGCGACGGCCGGCACACCGGACGCACCGACCTGCCGCTGACCGCCAGGGGCGAGGGCCAGGCGCGGGCGCTGGCGCCGCTGGTCGACGGCCGCGCCTTCGACCTGGTCCTGGTCAGCCCCGCCCGCCGGGCCAGGGACACCGCCGACCTGGCCGGTCTACGCGACTACGAGACCGACCCGGACCTGTGGGAGTGGGACTACGGCGGCTACGAGGGCATCACCACCCCGTCCATCCGCGAGACCCGCCCCGGCTGGTACCTGTGGCGTGACGGCGTCGTCCCGGGTGACACCGCCCACCCCGGCGAGAGCGCCGAACAGGTCGGCGCCCGCGCCGACCGGGTGATCGCCCGCGCGCGGGCCGTCGCGGGCGACGTGGCGCTCGTCGCCCACGGGCACTTCCTGCGGGTGCTGTGCGCCCGCTGGCTCGGCCTGCCCCCGCAGGACGGCCGTCTCTTCCGCCTGGACACCGGAACCTACTCCCGGCTGGGCTTCGAGCACGGCGAGCCGGTCACCCTCACCTGGAACGCCCCCGTCTGACCGAGAGCGTTCCCCGCGACGGTCACCGGGTGATCGAGGGCCGGTGGACATCGAACCGGGTGATCGAGGGCCGGTGGACGTCGAACCGGATGTCCAGGTCGATGACCCGCTCCAGCGCGACCCGCTTCGTCACGGACGGGCCGTCGCCTCCCGCTCCGGACCGGCCGCCGCCTCCCGCTCCCGGCCGGCCGCCGGGAGCGGGGACAGGCGGCAGCCGGGGAAGGGGGCGAGCAGGGTCTCCCGCCACGGGCCCGTCAGGAAGTCCCTGGCCCGCCTGCTCCAGTCGAGCAACCGCCCGTCCGGCTCGGCCTCGTCGTCCAGGCCGAGGGCCGCGTCCCTGGCCCGCTGGAGGGCGAGGTGGTCGTCCAGGGACGTACCCCAGACGGTAACGACCTCGGTGTCGCAGAACAGCACCTCGTACAGGCCGACGGGCCGGTGGCCGTGGTCGGCGAGGAGCGGGGCACGTTCCTCGCGGACGGCGTCGAGGTAGTCGAGGGCGGCGCCGGGACGGACCTGCGCGCTTTCGAACAGGTAGAAGGGGGCGGCGTAGCCCTCCGCGGCGAGGTCGGCCAACGCCGGGCTGCCGCGCACGGCGCCCAGCGGCCGGGAGAACGCCGAGAAGCGCAGGTCGTCGATGTCGGACAGGAACAGCCTGCCGTCGACGCCGTCGTAGATCTCCATCATCTGGCGCCAGCCGCCGTCCCAGCCGCCGTGGCAGTCCCAGAGCGTGAC contains:
- a CDS encoding Gfo/Idh/MocA family protein, whose product is MTVSVGLVGAGPWAEMVHAPMLAAGPNTRLAGVWARRPEAAARFGAPVFERVEELFDNCEAVAFSVPPAVQAELGVRAAKAGKALLLEKPLAADLDGARRLAEAVAEAGVASQMVLTWRYSSAIRAFLARVSAIEPFGGRAANISGAMLGGAFATSWRLERGAVLDVGPHMIDMLDAALGRVVGVRAHGNPLGWVGLLLEHESGAVSEASLCMSVPGESPPASVEVYGRLGREAVDGTRLGSDVFPQMLAEFAVTVRRGGHPLDAAHGLRLQEIIAAAEEQLG
- a CDS encoding adenosylcobinamide amidohydrolase, with translation MKLSHRVEDGARLASLLWEFGPGRRAISSAVLGGGIGPVSWALNAQVVAGYSRMDPVAHLRELAPPGPGVGMLTAASVERFTRACDGGAEAVATVGLRVPTWAAAPEGVPDPEPAPMRLPGTINIIVAVPVSMSDAALVNAVMTVTEAKAQALAEIGFPGTGTASDAVCVVALDRVPAGPEEPFGGPRSTWGARIARAVHAAVLRGALDWADRDGSAT
- a CDS encoding Uma2 family endonuclease — protein: MATTEPTTRRTVLQGEPPFTVDDLLRFPDDGNRYELFNGSLLVSPSPTPMHQFVSLRLVRILEDAAPAEFQPLQEVNLRVGRRDFFIPDLVVVPAAAVAETELMFRPEDVLLAVEIVSPTTEARDRHLKRAAYAAAGIPVYWRVELGEGPSIHVHELAGDEYKPAERHEAGETAALLAPFEVRFDPGALLLPRT
- a CDS encoding cytochrome P450, which produces MITAEDFDVSAAWHVAAPYDFLRRLRHERPVFRSEHLGAHVLTRYEDVRAAYGDPRRFSSAGSLTISRSLADGTRRVLGEHGSFLSSFVANVDPPVHTRLRRSVSRAFTPRAVAALEQRFRDLNEEVLDRVASRGGGDLVAEIAHIPSIKLTARFIGVPEEDERFVQEHVKDWFQLFLSPQPPQRQLVLAESFLTYLDYVDRLVAARAAEPEDDFVSLMTALIGTELSHREVVELISTILLGGNDTVPNQLGNSVLRLLREGVWPVPPELVRNAVEECMRIDGASLGSFRHTTVDVELHGVTVPAGSLCLLSTDSAAHDETVFDEPERFVIDRGNADAHMTLGYGIHFCVGAALARLQLRTALEVLGRRLPGLRLDPDAPPPAYRTSIVGRGLTALPVRW
- a CDS encoding ABC transporter ATP-binding protein, encoding MSAGEQEETVAGEQGEATAETAEDTAVTAGRRGDGPVADGTPTDGRRAGGLRVTGLSVVLDRRTVLSDVGFDVRAGGWLAVVGANGAGKSTLLRAVAGVLPHAGEVLVDGAQVRRLSPRRRARLIAYAPQSPALPADMTVFDYALLGRTPYIPYFSREDRRDREVTASVLERLDLTELAARRLGHLSGGERQRVVLARALAQQAPVLLLDEPTTALDLGHQQQVMELVDRLRLADGLTVVTTLHDLSLAGQYADAMVLVSGGRIAAAGAPAEVLTGELIGEHFDARVRVSTGPGGRPEVHLERP
- a CDS encoding hydantoinase B/oxoprolinase family protein, with product MSAAAEALTAEVLRNALVVAAEEASIVVVRSAYSTFIVEGSDASAAILDARGRLVAQSTATTLMNSMALKVALPELLADIPAASMRPGDVFALNDPYRGGVHTNDLLVYRPVFVAGAPAYFTATMIHVSDLGGLSAGGMAPLATDVFAEGLQLPPVRLATAHGPEPAVEAILRANSRTPDKVVGDVRALVAGTAVAAARMEALLAEYGPQGLARGVDDYLDHTETRTRAALSALPAGRHESSYPIDDDGLDPATPHTVRVAVTLTPQTGAAVLDFAGTGPQVPAAINASASQSLAAAVFAMRCFLDPAIPMNDGCLRAIEVRLPPGSLLNARSPYPCGGRFVPIYAAMEAVFQALSDAMPERAIAASGILQPFSVAAVEAPYWIHLSYDFGGVGARQGKDGPDATGVHFGVGRNSVPQVEPVETRCPLVVESVEIVPDSGGPGRHRGGLGSRTVIRFLADAHVTTRGDRLRNAPPGRSGGLPGRLGGFYRRHPDGSLERLPSKVNNARFAAGEALVIQTTGGGGIGPPRERPVAEVVADLETGRVTPAGALADYGVVLRPDGTGLRTPP
- a CDS encoding FecCD family ABC transporter permease; its protein translation is MTVRPGTAERRPDGRRAAPRAAPRAARLSPWVALGTAGALLASMLTGLLVGAAEIPPGSVLLQLLDWLPRVEVDSGLDQGELGVLAELRLPRVLLAATVGGLLAIAGAGYQGVFRNPLADPYLLGAAAGAGLTTTAAIVFTRGDGEAFLIPASAFAGAVGGVMLAYTLGNTAGRGGGVATLVLAGVAVSSFLAAVQTFLQQLRVEELQRIYAWILGDVGGGWEQLALIAPYAAVSTVILLLHGRLLDVLSVGDDEAATLGLNAARVRLVVLFAASLATASAVAVSGLIGFVGIVVPHAVRRLAGGSYRVVLPLSLIGGGAFLVLADLIARTALAPAELPIGVVTAFVGAPFFVVVLRMTRRAEM
- a CDS encoding ABC transporter substrate-binding protein, which gives rise to MRPLSTALAGALFAALSLAGCGGQGTAPAPSGASAPPAAPAPSGASAPPAAPASPGAAGFPVTVEAGNGSVTVAARPERIVSLSPTATESLFAIGAGPQVVAVDDQSDHPAEAPKSDLSGFKPNVEAIIARKPDLVVLANDVDGVVADLGKVGVPVLLEPAATKIDEAYDQIADLGAATGNTAKAAEVVAGMRKRLGELAAAAPKDAKLTYYHELDSTPYTATSATFIGQVYALFGLTNIADKAPAAAGGYPKLAAEFVPKADPDLIFLADTKCCGQSKETVAKRPGWSGLSAVENDQVVPLDDDIASRWGPRVVDLAEQVATAVEKAAAG